In Bacillus weihaiensis, the genomic stretch GGCACATTCGCCAAATTTCGCCATCACTGACTTCTTCCAGAAACCTATTTTTCTCCAAAACAAAAGGATGGCTCTACACTCAGCCATCCTTCTATCCATTAACTTGCGAATTCTTTGACATCCGTTTTTTTGTTTTTCCTTCTAAAAATCCGAGTGAATCCGTTTCCGATTCCGTTAAAGATACGGTACACGGCTGGGATAAGGACTAGTGTAATAATGGTTGCAAATAGCAGGCCAGAGATAATGACAGTTGCCATTGGTGCTTGATAGTTGCCTGATGCACCTGAAGCCATCGCTAGTGGAAGCATTCCTCCAGCTGTCGTTAATGTCGTCATAAAGATTGGACGAATACGGTTTTTACCCGCTTCAACTAGAGCATTATTAACACTCATACCATCTACACGTAATTGATTTGTTCGGTCTATTAAGAGAATGGCATTGTTTAGGACGATCCCGATTAACATTATGATCCCCATTCCAGACATCACACTTAGCTCATGCTGCGTAATGAAGAGGCCAGCAATAACACCGACAACGGTCATTGGGATGATCGACATGACGACAAGTGGGTGTGCTAAATTGTTGAATTGAACGGCCATTACTAAGTAAACAAGGAAGATCGCGATTCCTAAAATGAGAATCATGTCTTGCATTAATTCCTGCTGTGATTCAAGATCACCTGCTACAGAAATCGTGTAGCCTGATGGTGCTTCAAATTCATCAATCATTTTTTGAACACTTCGATTAATCGTTCCTAAATCCGTGTCTTCAATGTCAGCAGAAACTGTAATGTAACGCTCACCATTATCATGGTAAATTTCATTTGGTGTATCAACACTTTTTAGCTCAATAAAGGTTGATAACTTTTTCTCTCCGTCCTCAGTTAGGATCTCTTTGTCTACTAGATCTTTTTGCGTATCAGTCGTTGTATCCCATTTCATAATGAGTGGAACATTCAGATCATTTACAGTCATTTCACCAATTGCTGTGTTCATGAATTGCATTTCGATGAACTGCCTTACCTGTGAAGATGTTAGACCAGCATCCTCAATTGCTTTTTCCTTCAATTCAATCACTTGTTCTGAAGACGTTCGTTCCATTGTGTTGGTTACAGCAACAATTCCATCGATATCTTGTAGCTCTTTTTCAAAGTCTGCTGCAAGAGTTTGGAGCTCTCCAAATTCTTCTCCCTTGATTAACACTTGAACTGGATAGCCGCCGCCGACTGAGGTTGCACTCTGAATGCCTTCAATTGCTGTACTTTCCTCTAGCTCACGTAATGAACGTAATATTTCTTCGTTCACTTCTTTTTGCTCCATTGTAATATCATCACCAGTTGTCATGTTGATGATCGTATAGAACATAGAGCCATTGTCCATTACATAATTTTGTTCTACGTCCGTAACCTTCGAGAGCTTTTCATTAATTTTTTGTGCCACTTCTTCTTTTTCTTCAACAGAAATTCCTGTTTCTAATCCAACCATAAGCTCTTGGTAACGATTAAACACATCTGGCATAATGGTCATTGGTATTTTTGGAACTAACGAAAAAGAACCAACGAACATGATAAAGAATAGAACAATCATGATCAAGCTGTTTCGCTTCTTTTTCACAACCCAAGAAATAAGGCCTGCATATTTTCTTAGAAGAGGTCCTTCTTTCTTCGCTTGTTTCTTTCCTAGCTTTAAAAAATTCTCAGACAAGGAAGGGATAAGCGTAAAACTAACAATGACCGAGCTTATTAAGGTGACAGCTACGACAACAGATAAGAGGATCATAAATTGACCCATTTCTCCACCTAATAAACCAATTGGTAAAAACACAACAATTGTTGTAAGCATGGAAGCGAATACGGCCGTTGCCACTTCTTTCGTTCCCTCAACAACAGCTTCAAGTTTTTGGAGCCCTTGTTCTTTTTTCCGATAAATTGATTCTAAAATTACGATCGACGAGTCAACCATCATTCCAATTCCAAGCCCTAGACCGATAAGTGTTAGCATATTAAGGCTATAATCTAACGCCCACATGGATAAAAAGGTTAAAAGAATGGAAGTTGGGATGGAGATACCGACAATTAGAGTAGCGCGGATATTGCGCAAGAACAAGAGCAGGATCATAACCGCGATTGCTCCCCCAATTAAAATATTACTCGAAACTCCATCAATTGAATCCTTCACATAATCTGCTTGGGCAACCATTTCGTTCACTTCAAAGCCTTTAATTAACCCTTCGTCTTTTATGTTCTTCATTTCAGCGCGAATCGCTTCAGCCATTTCAATTTGCGTATAATCTGCCACTCGACCAATT encodes the following:
- a CDS encoding efflux RND transporter permease subunit, which encodes MLKFIVKRKILVSLVTVLVLIVGGYSLLKLDKELMPSIEFDGAYVEVMAGEMSAIEVERTITDPLEQRIESIDGVEDVTSTTSIGRTSINISIETGKGEGVANEIESVVQTATAGMSGVEDVVTDQYGTNQSYEFFMDVSDGEMEEMTTFAEDVLKPRLEELPEVREVSLAGIQEYEMVITFDQEEVLEKGVDITEATAFIQQANSEATMGEFKEDKDTPSLRWNTKLESVEDIEKVKLPTQAGFVELNDIATVTLEPIQSSSFVWKNGTKDFIFIQIGRVADYTQIEMAEAIRAEMKNIKDEGLIKGFEVNEMVAQADYVKDSIDGVSSNILIGGAIAVMILLLFLRNIRATLIVGISIPTSILLTFLSMWALDYSLNMLTLIGLGLGIGMMVDSSIVILESIYRKKEQGLQKLEAVVEGTKEVATAVFASMLTTIVVFLPIGLLGGEMGQFMILLSVVVAVTLISSVIVSFTLIPSLSENFLKLGKKQAKKEGPLLRKYAGLISWVVKKKRNSLIMIVLFFIMFVGSFSLVPKIPMTIMPDVFNRYQELMVGLETGISVEEKEEVAQKINEKLSKVTDVEQNYVMDNGSMFYTIINMTTGDDITMEQKEVNEEILRSLRELEESTAIEGIQSATSVGGGYPVQVLIKGEEFGELQTLAADFEKELQDIDGIVAVTNTMERTSSEQVIELKEKAIEDAGLTSSQVRQFIEMQFMNTAIGEMTVNDLNVPLIMKWDTTTDTQKDLVDKEILTEDGEKKLSTFIELKSVDTPNEIYHDNGERYITVSADIEDTDLGTINRSVQKMIDEFEAPSGYTISVAGDLESQQELMQDMILILGIAIFLVYLVMAVQFNNLAHPLVVMSIIPMTVVGVIAGLFITQHELSVMSGMGIIMLIGIVLNNAILLIDRTNQLRVDGMSVNNALVEAGKNRIRPIFMTTLTTAGGMLPLAMASGASGNYQAPMATVIISGLLFATIITLVLIPAVYRIFNGIGNGFTRIFRRKNKKTDVKEFAS